A portion of the Vibrio coralliirubri genome contains these proteins:
- a CDS encoding IS5 family transposase, which yields MPKPRYKTTNWKQYNRSLINRGSLTFWIDEEAISGWAQSKQNKRGRPRRFSDLAITTALMVKRVFSMPLRALQGFIDSIFRLAHVPLSCPHYTCISRRAKQVEVSFKTKTRGAIQHLAIDATGLKVYGEGEWKVKKHGTDGKRRVWRKLHIAVDTNTHEIIAAELSLSTVTDGEVLPNLLKQTRRSILEVSGDGAYDTRACHAAIKIKGAIALIPPREGAAFWERGHPRNLAVGCQKLYDSNKYWKERYGYHKRSLSETAMYRVKQLLGGKLSLRNYNAQVGETYAMIKALNKLTGLGMPETCRID from the coding sequence ATGCCTAAGCCTCGTTATAAAACAACCAACTGGAAGCAATACAACCGATCACTCATTAACCGTGGTTCTCTGACTTTTTGGATTGATGAAGAAGCAATAAGCGGATGGGCGCAAAGCAAACAGAATAAGCGCGGTAGGCCGCGTCGGTTCAGTGATTTAGCTATCACGACAGCACTCATGGTCAAACGAGTTTTTTCTATGCCATTGAGAGCGCTGCAAGGATTTATCGACTCGATATTTAGGTTAGCCCATGTACCGTTAAGTTGTCCGCATTACACCTGCATCAGTCGTAGAGCCAAGCAAGTTGAGGTTTCATTTAAGACTAAAACGAGAGGAGCGATACAGCACCTAGCCATTGATGCTACTGGCCTTAAGGTTTATGGCGAAGGTGAATGGAAAGTCAAAAAACATGGGACGGATGGCAAGCGTAGAGTCTGGCGAAAGCTGCATATTGCAGTCGATACCAACACTCATGAGATCATTGCCGCCGAGCTAAGTTTATCGACGGTTACAGATGGAGAAGTACTCCCGAACTTACTGAAACAAACACGCCGAAGTATCCTTGAGGTGTCTGGTGATGGCGCTTACGACACGAGAGCGTGTCACGCTGCTATTAAGATTAAGGGAGCTATTGCGCTTATTCCCCCAAGAGAAGGGGCTGCCTTCTGGGAGCGTGGTCACCCTCGAAATCTCGCCGTGGGTTGCCAGAAATTATACGACTCAAATAAGTATTGGAAAGAGCGGTATGGATACCACAAACGTTCACTCTCAGAAACAGCGATGTATCGAGTTAAACAGTTGCTAGGAGGGAAACTGAGCTTAAGAAATTACAATGCCCAGGTGGGTGAAACTTACGCGATGATAAAAGCGTTGAACAAGCTTACTGGGTTAGGTATGCCTGAAACTTGTCGTATTGACTAA
- a CDS encoding IS5 family transposase gives MPKPRYKTTNWKQYNRSLINRGSLTFWIDEEAISGWAQSKQNKRGRPRRFSDLAITTALMVKRVFSMPLRALQGFIDSIFRLAHVPLSCPHYTCISRRAKQVEVSFKTKTRGAIQHLAIDATGLKVYGEGEWKVKKHGTDGKRRVWRKLHIAVDTNTHEIIAAELSLSTVTDGEVLPNLLKQTRRSILEVSGDGAYDTRACHAAIKIKGAIALIPPREGAAFWERGHPRNFAVGCQKLYDSNKYWKERYGYHKRSLSETAMYRVKQLLGGKLSLRNYNAQVGETYAMIKALNKLTGLGMPETCRID, from the coding sequence ATGCCTAAGCCTCGTTATAAAACAACCAACTGGAAGCAATACAACCGATCACTCATTAACCGTGGTTCTCTGACTTTTTGGATTGATGAAGAAGCAATAAGCGGATGGGCGCAAAGCAAACAGAATAAGCGCGGTAGGCCGCGTCGGTTCAGTGATTTAGCTATCACGACAGCACTCATGGTCAAACGAGTTTTTTCTATGCCATTGAGAGCGCTGCAAGGATTTATCGACTCGATATTTAGGTTAGCCCATGTACCGTTAAGTTGTCCGCATTACACCTGCATCAGTCGTAGAGCCAAGCAAGTTGAGGTTTCATTTAAGACTAAAACGAGAGGAGCGATACAGCACCTAGCCATTGATGCTACTGGCCTTAAGGTTTATGGCGAAGGTGAATGGAAAGTCAAAAAACATGGGACGGATGGCAAGCGTAGAGTCTGGCGAAAGCTGCATATTGCAGTCGATACCAACACTCATGAGATCATTGCCGCCGAGCTAAGTTTATCGACGGTTACAGATGGAGAAGTACTCCCGAACTTACTGAAACAAACACGCCGAAGTATCCTTGAGGTGTCTGGTGATGGCGCTTACGACACGAGAGCGTGTCACGCTGCTATTAAGATTAAGGGAGCTATTGCGCTTATTCCCCCAAGAGAAGGGGCTGCCTTCTGGGAGCGTGGTCACCCTCGAAATTTCGCCGTGGGTTGCCAGAAATTATACGACTCAAATAAGTATTGGAAAGAGCGGTATGGATACCACAAACGTTCACTCTCAGAAACAGCGATGTATCGAGTTAAACAGTTGCTAGGAGGGAAACTGAGCTTAAGAAATTACAATGCCCAGGTGGGTGAAACTTACGCGATGATAAAAGCGTTGAACAAGCTTACTGGGTTAGGTATGCCTGAAACTTGTCGTATTGACTAA